Below is a genomic region from Silurus meridionalis isolate SWU-2019-XX chromosome 1, ASM1480568v1, whole genome shotgun sequence.
TCCAAAACCAGACCTAACCTTAtctttgagaatttttttttgaaaactgttttttttattaaattttttttactttatacaaaatattgtttaagAAATTTTATGTGGATAATTGAAATGTCATATAAATGAGAAATTTAAGATACAAGTCATAAATGTTGGACTTAAAATGCCAGGATGTAATGTAGCTACAGGGTTATGCAAAATcatgagctacaggagcttttttttttttttggcaaaagaaaagaaaaatctctgCTGCATCATTCTCCTTAGGTGAATCAGGAAAAACAGCCCAGCAAGTctataaaaaaggtttaaattaaaggtttaaaaatgttttgcacGAGTAAAGATCACATGTAGTAGTTCAGGTTGTTTTTATCCCTTTAAAGGCTGGTTGTAGTGTAAAAGAtgacctgagagagagagagagagagagagagagagagagagagagtagggtGGTGAATCAGACAATCACATCAAATTTTTCCTGCATTCTTGGCAGACAGACATTAAAATTCTCTGGCATTCGGTTTACACTATAGAAACTATGTATAAAACACTGCCTTGTTGTGTTCGTCTGAAACTGACGGACCAATACCATAGAGAAAGGAGCTCAACCCTGGAAAGTACATTATGCCCTAAAAGCAGATAAACTCTTACTGTAATTATGCCTGATCCTGTACAATTCTTCCAACAAACTGCCTCGGCTGTGTGCAGCGCTACAACtctgtgtaacacacacacggCGGTCAGTTGGGTTTGTTTGTGGTGTCTGCCCGTAATGGCGGATGCCAGCGGTGAGGCCACATTCGGCTGCTGTGCTCGGTGAACCCTCTTCCAAGAACTTccatctcgctctctctctctcacacacacacacacacacacacacacacacacacacacacacacacactcacacacaaaaacaaacacaatctttctctctctatccgtTCCCTGAATCAGTCTTATTTCTTTGATTGGTCTGTAGCAGCTGAAGTTCTGCTGCTTTGTTCTGGAGACACTTTATATCATCATTGAAGTCTTTTACAACCACTTTCTAAATACCACACTCATACTCATTCCATCATCAAGAGTTCTAAGGACCCTGACATACCTAGAACTAGCAACAACCATGGTTTGCATCTTTCAAAAATGACAACTGGTGTCTTATATATACATCTTTTTTGTGCAGGCATGAAACAAAATATCTGGCCTTACCAGCAGGCAATAGTAGTTTCTATTATTAGTGTttagtttttgtattttctattttgaaaaaaaagaaggcccAATCGTGTAGAAACTGTTGCTCAATAGTATGACATTACTACTTATAAAAGTTATCAAAACAGCCAGTCAGGGAAGTCGATCTCATCTGTCTTCAGATCCTATCTTTCTTCAGCATACACAATCAGTGCTGATGGTCTCTGATAAGAACCTCATAAGGACACACTGCAAAAGCGAGAAGCCAGTGCCTCCCAAACATTTAACTTCCTCTGGCTTTAACACAATACTACAACACCTGCTTAGAACATCAACAATAAGTAAGACAAGGTTATGAAACTGATGTAGAAGGAAGTGCTGGACACAATTACACTGAACAGACTAACAAAAAGAGATTTTACTGTGAGAGAAATTTAAATTTTTGAAAAATGCCTCTAATGTGACTTTAACTAATGTTTCCTCCATAGGCATGTCTTtaaaataaagcactttttGGATACTTTGTAACATAGCAGGCTACTTATTTTCTTGTAATTGTTTCAAGTAAATGAAAACCTGCCACATTTTAGTGCATTTAGTGTAATTGCTATACAAATATCTCATTTAAGGATGGTCACATATCTCATTTATCtctcatttatattatttcatttacaatTATCTCACTTTTGATAATTTTGtcaattgagggttaagagccttctGATCAGATGTCCAACATCTAAGCTAAGTCTAAACACTAAGCTACCTCTACCCTATTTAATAATGTACTCTATTTAATGTATGCACACACTGCCTAATCAGTACCTCGCCAGCATCCCTACTTGTatgaaaactttatttttatttaaaaaaaataaatctctgtGTTACAGAAAAATTGCACATTATAAATGACCCCTAACCACACAAACATCTGGGATGTAAGTCGTCTTTTTATTATTCGGCCAAAATGtttatctcatttatttatgcacagGATTTTATTTAGGTTGAATGCCTAGGTGAAGCTGCAACCCTGAATTTTGTCAACAGTATGTCAAAATGCTAGTGAGGTTCAATCTAAAGTTGCAACAGAATTATTAATCTGAATCCGTGTAAAAATGGTTAATGGTGCATCATAAGTTCAGCTGGTTCTGGGAAAAGTCATTTGGATGCGTAGTCACTTAGACAAGCCACTTGGATTCTGATATTTTATTCTACATTCATTAGTCACCAGCTCCCATCTGTTGTGGTCTATGACTAACAAGCAAAAGAGCCATTTGCATgcgaaatacagaaaaaaaacgcaGCGCTCATATTTGAAAATTACAGCATTTACATGGGTAACACTAAAGAGGATTTGCCAAGGCTCAATGTggcaatgtttttctttttttccctagAGCATCCCTCACATTGGGACGATTCCACAAAAGTCATTGCAGCAGACATTGAAATTATATACCAGACTGGCCAAGATAAATTACTTCCACCAGGAATATCATAAACATGCATAAACAACAAGTCAGAAGTAGGGGAGAGGTTAAAAAACATCTTTGGTATAGTAGCTATAACTATAAAACCTCTACAGTGATAAATGCTTGATACATGAATGCATTGGTTTTCAGCTGGACATGGATCAAGGCCACACTTTCACGACTTATATCGACTTATATCGAATAACCCCTTCATCAATGTGTTGATTATATCTGCAAGAGAAAATCTAAATGTAGTCCCCAGAAAACACATTAcaccaaaaatgtaaacatatagAAACACTCTAACAGGCATCAAAGTCTGCCCTAAAATCTTGTGTGGTTTAGTCTGACTGTGGTTTTGGTTAGTCTAGAACAAATCTGTAATTAAAAAGGGCACATAATGAGTCCCTTTGGTCATTTACAGAcggatcacacacacagtcgGCAATTAACTGGTCTGTGTGAAAGGATTAATGGTGCACCCGAATGAAGAAGTGAAGGGGAAATCTATCTGATTATgcaccatataaaaaaaaataaaaatgatcatgtgTGTAACAcgtttcatttgtttaaaatgtataaaagtttGGATATAGTAAACTGAAATGTGCAGTTCTGAAGTAATAATTTTAAGTGAACATTCTGAAAAACATACAACGTTTAACCAGTCCTGATATTAAATATGATACTGGTAAATGAAACATGATTGAAAGACAAAGAAGTCTGATTGCATAGAAGTACAATGACTAGAACAGGTTTGTGggttaatgattttatttaaattaaaaactacAGAGAAAGGACATAATGAGCAAGTCtttcaaaattaaatgaattcaaGAGATCATTTAATAGGATTTGTGTGTAGGCTAGGCTTGGAAACTTAACTAGCTTGCTAGCTAACTGGCTGAAGGCTAAGacactagctagctagctaattaaCTAATGATTTTACTTCAGTTTCACTTTACCTCAGTCCATAATTTACATCAGTTctattttaattcagttttaccTTTGTTTCATGTTACCTCTGTTTAAATTGACCTCCATTTTAGCATTTCCTTTTGTTGACTAGTTGTTAAGGTTGAGTTGTTCAGTGTTTAGTTTAACTTTAGTTTGAATTTACCGCTGATCATATTGACCTCCGTTCAAATTTTCGCCATCacttttaatatacatttacctTAATTCGACCATTTAGCAGGTACAGATTGTCTTCAGTTTGTACTGACCTCATTTAAAATTTACCTCAACATCAACCAatttttactctttttctttttaagctaATTGAAATGCGAACTGGCATCTGCcgccatttttttgtttgtttgtttgttttttaataatggtcTTTAGtggatttgtttttacacgttttATACATtgcttttatacattttatacattcgTTCATATACAGTGCTCTGCTCTAAATCATCAAGAGTGGTGTTGATGACCTTGCATTTTGGTCAACAATCCTGATGTTGTGCTTTATGatcatatattataatattctgACAGTTAACTAACAAATGATGCTTGTCACATATTGTTGGTAATGAATAAGTACAGACTACTGCGGGTCTTTTTTATCattgtgcattttaaaatgtgtatagaGTTGAATGGGGtcaaaaatcctttttttaaaagaaacattttggtGAAAAACAGATGTATACATTTTAAGAATGTTTTGACCCAGATCTATATAGACCTTTCAATTACTTTCAATTCAAACCAATCTTCCaagaaagtcaagtcaaaatTGTCTGTGGTTGAATTATATAGTGTCTCGGGTGCATGTACGACTGTTTTAGAAAGTGGTGTTTGGGGTGCatttgtgcaagtgtgtgtgtgtgtgtgtgtgtgtgtgtgtgtgtgagggtgtgtgttgAAAAGCCAAAAGAGGCTTGGTGTCACTTGATTCTCAAACCAATCACAACCTTTGAAAACAGTCCTTGTGAAGGGGTTAGAACAGTATAAAGGTGCTCaggaaaaatgagagaaaacagagaaagaagaaCTGAAGTCGAACAAGACACCAAAAGCGAAACTTTGAAGAAAAGAGAACCTACAAAAGGCAAAAAGATGAAGACGTTCACCCTTTTCATCCTCTGTGCTGTGCTGTCTGCCTGCATGTCTACAGGAGGTAAGAAGGACAAATTTTGTccctgtatatttatattacagtcTAAAGGTTATGCATGTCTTATGCATTCTGAGTCTGTGTTCTGTCCTGTGTGCAGTACTGAATATTGCTGCTGAACCTGACGCCGATCCTGCACCTGACCCTGCCACTGATGCCCCCGCTGTGTCAGACTCTTCCTCTGAATCAGACTCTGCATCAGACTCTGCCTCTGACTCTGCATCAGATTCTGCATCTGACTCTGCCTCTGACTCTGACTCAGTATCAGACTCTGATTCTGCATCTGATTCCGCCTCTGATTCAGCCTCCGATTCTTCCTCATCTGAGTCTAACTCTAACAGCGTTGAAGGTGAGCTCATTGCACTCAATTACGCCGCATGCTCGTTTTAACAGGATCGTTTATGAGTGTTTATGAGTGCGTGAGAGACACCAGTGTTTCTCATCCTGCAGCTACAGGTGCACCTGACCATGTGATGGTGAAGAGATCTATTGCCACGGCTCTGCTGAGGAGACACAGAAGAGCTGGAACTCCAGCAGCAGACCTGACCCTAGCTCAGCTGGAGAGGTACATCTTCAACTCCACACTTGATGTTTTCCACAAatgtattctattttattttataaagacTGTATTAGAGTTTATTCTGCTATATTCCTGAGTatcctattctactctattctatttgattctattctattctattttattctattctaagAAGACTGTATTACATTCTACTATTTTGatattctattttaatataGTGTTATTTCTTAAATGTAAGCAGTTCAGACAGTTCTGTGCAGATCTCAGTGTTCTATTGTATTTTATCtactgtgttttattctttcataTAATATGCAAGATTGCATTTTTGCTCTAATGTGCAATTTGAAAGAATCAGCCAAATTTCACCAattccatttctttttcaataGTCTGCACGAGGTGTGTGAGGCCAACTTGGCCTGTGAACACATGTCTGACACCAACGGGATCGTGGCAGCTTACACCGCATACTACGGCCCTATCCCTTTCTAAATGGCTTCGGAGAGAAGTCGCTTCTACAAGGACTCAAAGCTAATCCAGATTTAGATGGAACAGAAATCAGCTTTGCGGTATTTGAACGGGTCTCACTGCCTCCGCTGCTTTGCATAGATGTGAAGGGAGAAAAGTAAACAGctgttttttagctttttttttcgaCAGCTTTGCTGTATGTTTTCACTGAAACCACTAGAAAGTTTCTGGTTTTGTATCAGAGGTGACCGCAATCACAGCGACTCAATTATGTAGTAGTATAAGAAGGGCATGAGTATCTCACTATGTAAGTGGTCTTTGTGGTGCGATCAACCTGACAACTGTCACAGGGACTGTAAAATGCTACATCTGCTAATGTAGGGTTTAATCATAGAGCTGTTTTGTTATATCTGCATAGATCAAGGATTGGCACAGTAGTAGGCAAACCATAAGCGTATCGTTCATTTAATTTAGCCTTAAATTATTGTTTTGTGGAGTTTAAGATCTCTTGATGGCTTAATGCCATCTTTCATTACAAAGGTGCTAAACCTCCCTACCTTACGCTATAAGCCAAGGGAGATAAAATCATAAACTGTACTTTACTCACATATTTGCTAGTTGAACTAGGACTGTggatagtatttttttttcttttaaatatacacattacatttttaagtgACACAATGATATGGAAAATGCTTGTATGTTgtttcaataaaaatgttttgacgTGTACAAATGTGAACTTGGTctgttttttgtaaatgtatcaGGTCTGATtcattaaatgatatataacaaatatttacacacttttCCTGTTACAGTAACAGCAAGTCAGTAGGTTAATGTTTAAAGTTTGCTCCTTAATTTTCCACTGGAAACACTCATCTTTAACCTTGTTTAGTTCTTCAGTATTAAACATACATATgtgcatatattatataaagtcATAAAGTCAAGTCTTTCTGTCATAATTCTTTATAAGTAGTCAGATTTAACAGCTAGcaataattgtaataatctATGGGGCCATTTATTCCTTgtacaaaacaatttaaaatgttttaaagcttGAACCTAAAAGAACAAGTATTTCAACATTCAAATCTTTttaagaaaatggaaaaattattttttggcaATGAATCAGCAAATATGCAGGACATACAGTAGTTAGTTAAATTTTAGTGCAAATTAATTTgacaataataatttacttaAGTTTATTAATTGTAAGTAATCATTTCATCCTGTTATGGGTTGTTATAGAGCCATAGCTTGTCCCAGGAACATTGAGTACAAGACATAAACACACTTTGAATAGGATGGCATTCATTCTGAGGGCAGGTAAAATACAACCTTGCAAACATTATGGAAGGAGACGTAGTAACCTGTAATAGTGTGCAGAAGTTGAAATCATGGTGTCCATGTAATAAAAGAAGTAGTGCTTATTTGAATCCCAGTATTAGGTGTCTGGCAAAAAGAAgatagattctttttttttttaccctggtTGCCATTTCAGAGGTTGTATTCTTGTCAGTAATTGGGAGTTTACAAGCCTGGGCAAAAAACATgatcaaaatggcaaaatatttaatataacaaaaagaatgaaaagaaacaagCACTCTGGAGACCACATGCAAAACCATTAGCTCATCTAGCTTTGCTGCAGTAAACTGTTTGTACATTTAGTAATCAAAATAACGatgatttaaaatgtcatagtacccttttttttccccaactaaCAATCAAGTGCTCTAAGGTATCTGATGTAAGCCCTTCACAGTCAGCAGTGTGGGCACTTGTAGCGTaaaatccatgttgcttgaagctgctgccgagagagaagttgtggtattgtatgaggaagtcaggtgtgtcagagaagtatgtgagggtggtacaggacatgtatgaggacagtgtgaagtgaagtgtgcagttggaatgacagactggttaaaggtggaggtgggactgcatcaaggatcagctctgagccctatcctgtttgcagtggtgatggacaggttgacggacgatgTCAGACAGGAGtatccgtggactatgatgtttatggatgatattgttatgtgtggtgagagtagggaacaggtgcagaagagcctggagaggtggaggaacaTGCTGtggagaaggggaatgaaattcagtaggagtaagacagagaacatgtgtgtgaagaaagggagggcagtggagtggtgcggtgcagctgcagggagaagaggtggtgaaggtggaggagtttgtgtacctggggtcaacagtgtaaagtaatggagagtgtgttaaagaagtgagtggagaagagtgataacaggagtgatttgtgatagaagtgtaTCTGCAAGGGTGAAAGGGAacatttataggactgtggtttGACTATGTTGTTATGTTTTAACAGTAGCattaactaaaagacaggaggtggagctggagatggCAAAGttaaagatgctgagattttcattgggagtgacgaagtAGGACAAGAGTAGAAATGAGTTTTTTAGAGGGGCCATCATTGTAGGACATTtcaagacaaggtgagggaggttagattgagatggtttggacaagtcaagtcaagtcaagtttatttctttagtgcttttcacaacagtcattgtctcaaagcagctttacagaatataacagttaaggtgaatggtgtgtatttatccctgatgagcagccatggcgactgtggcaaggaaaaaactcccttagatgttatgaggaagaaaccttgagaggaatcagactcaaaaggggaacccatcctcatttgggtgacatcaaaagtgtgattataaatctttaaacaatacagaacactggagagtgagaactaacatgagcactgaagtgtaagattatgagtaatgatctttctacagtcatttatagtcattgtggttataaaactaggagctactgagcaactcataaaatagctcaacatgtgcagaggaaggacatggggtatataggtAGAAActtgctgaggatggaaccaccaggcagaaagaaaagagaaaaaccagggagga
It encodes:
- the bglapl gene encoding bone gamma-carboxyglutamate (gla) protein, like, whose protein sequence is MRENRERRTEVEQDTKSETLKKREPTKGKKMKTFTLFILCAVLSACMSTGVLNIAAEPDADPAPDPATDAPAVSDSSSESDSASDSASDSASDSASDSASDSDSVSDSDSASDSASDSASDSSSSESNSNSVEATGAPDHVMVKRSIATALLRRHRRAGTPAADLTLAQLESLHEVCEANLACEHMSDTNGIVAAYTAYYGPIPF